In the Podospora pseudocomata strain CBS 415.72m chromosome 5, whole genome shotgun sequence genome, one interval contains:
- a CDS encoding hypothetical protein (EggNog:ENOG503NXT3): MTTPPHGSKRHRENDDDDDDHDDDNQRPTKITIGDNNENYPVLWSDYSQLPRLCWSLRDRDRDRDRRTSLPAPGAVRNMTIARVHTSSSRSQSLTFPPIETRYLRDLHPSFFRPTRPPPLPRRVRSPLPPRPGTTTIYSLLQEQHLLDHRIHLPSPFSPSPSDLDKILTYLSTPIQTLTTTSFSSEAYDTFQHKSSLPPSQDDRLLPDGVLDTIAGCVPAFPQNRIYIPFNAMKPVNSLPDVIPTPYSFDGVRPAELEHLIRDREEEFVIATKRYEVPVAPNFFVEVVGRGGKGGVAAVAVDGAYGARGMFVLRSYAPGERKRGEGKGEGLAFSGVYDAGGVLRLFVHFVAEQEEGVDKKVEGLGYYMAELGRWEMMRGRDEFLKGARAFRNLRSWAGRVREEAVEGGNCWVGGLLGGGDGLMGRLPRC, from the coding sequence ATGACCACACCGCCGCACGGATCAAAGCGCCATCGTGAaaacgatgacgacgacgacgaccacgacgacgacaaccaacGCCCCACCAAAATCACCATCGGCGACAACAACGAAAACTATCCCGTCCTGTGGAGCGACTACTCCCAGCTTCCACGCTTATGCTGGTCCCTCCGCGATCGTGACCGCGACCGCGACCGTAgaacctccctcccagccccCGGCGCGGTGCGAAACATGACCATCGCTCGCGTccacaccagcagcagtcgaAGCCAATCACTCACCTTCCCCCCGATCGAAACCCGATACCTCCGCGACTTAcacccctccttcttccgaCCcacccgccctcctcccctcccccgacgaGTCCGCTCCCCTCTGCCCCCCCGCCCTGGTACCACCACAATctactccctcctccaagaacaacacctcctcgaccaccgaatccacctcccctcccccttctccccctcaccgTCGGACCTTGACAAAATTTTGACTTACCTCTCAACCCCGATACAGACCCTCACAACCACGTCCTTTTCCTCAGAAGCATATGACACCTTCCAGCAtaaatcctccctccccccctcccaagacgaccgcctcctccccgatGGGGTCCTGGACACCATCGCCGGGTGTGTCCCCGCCTTCCCCCAAAACAGGATCTACATCCCCTTCAACGCCATGAAACCGGTCAACTCGCTCCCTGACGTAATCCCCACCCCGTACAGCTTCGACGGTGTTCGACCGGCAGAGTTGGAACATCTTATTCGGGATCGGGAGGAAGAGTTTGTCATCGCGACCAAGAGGTACGAGGTACCTGTTGCGCCTAACTTTtttgtcgaggttgttgggaggggggggaaggggggtgttgctgcggtggcggtggatggGGCTTATGGGGCGAGGGGGATGTTTGTGCTGAGGAGTTACGCACcgggggaaaggaaaaggggggaaggaaaaggggaggggttggcgttTTCAGGGGTTTACGATGCGGGtggggtgttgaggttgtttGTGCATTTTGTTGCTgagcaggaagaaggggtggataaaaaggtggaggggttggggtatTACATGGCTgagttggggaggtgggagatgatgaggggacGGGACGAGTTTTTGAAAGGGGCGAGGGCGTTTAGGAATTTGAGGAGctgggcggggagggtgagggaggaagcggtggagggggggaattgctgggttggtggtttgttgggggggggagatgggttgATGGGAAGATTACCtaggtgttga
- a CDS encoding hypothetical protein (EggNog:ENOG503NXRB; COG:Q), producing MALLSLGVGPSLLLLLGGFALYVLGSILYNLLLHPLRSFPGPLLMRATRLGHIRLLCRGTLPFDLLPLHQKYGPVVRIGPNELAFSNPQAWKDVMGHRTDKSEEFEKYLGFYRPVDDLPVDIVNAKREEHGLLRRTMAHGFSDRSMREQQPLIKQYVDLLMRKLRAAGGKKVDLAAWYNYTTFDVIGDLAFGESFGCLEGGEYHPWVKAIFELARVGVVFQSLVHYPWVFKALMAVVPKSLMEERERHYQMTLVKLKKRMEGGKERSDLIEGLLKKADEWGLTLQKLQANSAILIIGGSETTATLLSGVTFLLMTNPDALEKLTAEVRGAFKSEDEIDFMSVSNLPYLLACLDEALRMYPPVPTGLPRVVPPAGASIAGHYVPGGTVVAVHQWAMYHNEEHFKKPFEFHPERWLGDPEFASDHKEAFQPFHLGPRNCLGRNLAYIEMRLILARVLWNFDLKMDEDSADWMSKQRIFNLWEKGALNAYLTPVQR from the exons atgGCCCTCCTGTCCCTAGGAGTAGggccctccctcctcctcctcctaggAGGC TTCGCCCTCTACGTCCTGGGCAGCATACTctacaacctcctcctccaccctctccgctCCTTCCccggccccctcctcatGCGCGCCACCCGCCTAGGCCACATCCGCCTTCTGTGTCGcggcaccctccccttcgatctcctccccctccaccaaaagtACGGCCCCGTCGTCCGCATCGGCCCCAACGAgctcgccttctccaacccccaggCCTGGAAGGACGTCATGGGCCACCGCACCGACAAGTCGGAAGAGTTTGAAAAGTACCTCGGGTTTTACCGCCCGGTGGACGACCTCCCGGTTGACATTGTGAACGCCAAAAGGGAGGAGCATGGTCTACTACGAAGAACAATGGCGCACGGTTTCTCCGATCGGAGCATgagggagcagcagccgttGATTAAGCAGTATGTTGATTTGTTGATGAGAAAGCTCAGAGCGGCCGGGGGAAAAAAGGTGGATTTGGCGGCGTGGTATAACTATACTACTTTTGATGTGATTGGGGatttggcgtttggggagagttttgggtgtttggagggcggggagtATCACCCGTGGGTCAAGGCAATTTTCGAGctggcgagggtgggggttgtttttcAGAGCCTGGTTCATTACCCGTGGGTGTTCAAGGCGCTGATGGCAGTGGTGCCCAAGAGCTTGATGGAGGAACGGGAGAGGCACTATCAGATGACGTTGGTGAAGTTGAAGAAacggatggagggggggaaggagaggagtgATTTGattgaggggttgttgaagaaggcggatgAGTGG GGTCTTACGCTTCAGAAACTGCAGGCCAACAGTGCGATTCTCATTATTGGTGGCTCCGAGACGACAGCGACGCTCCTTTCGGGGGTTACTTTCTTGCTGATGACGAACCCTGACGCGTTGGAGAAACTCACGGCCGAGGTCAGAGGTGCTTTCAAGTCCGAGGACGAGATTGACTTTATGAGTGTTAGCAACCTCCCCTATCTGCTCGCCTGCCTGGACGAGGCGCTCAGGATGTATCCTCCTGTTCCGACTGGGCTGCCCAGAGTTGTTCCCCCAGCGGGAGCTAGCATCGCTGGACACTATGTCCCCGGTGGT ACGGTCGTGGCCGTCCATCAGTGGGCCATGTATCACAACGAGGAGCACTTCAAGAAGCCTTTCGAATTCCACCCTGAGAGATGGCTTGGCGACCCCGAATTCGCGAGCGATCACAAGGAAGCCTTTCAACCTTTCCACTTGGGTCCCCGGAACTGCTTGGGAAGGAACCTGGCCTACATCGAAATGCGTTTGATTCTTGCCCGCGTACTTTGGAACTTTGACTtgaagatggatgaggaCAGCGCCGACTGGATGAGCAAGCAGCGGATTTTCAACctgtgggagaagggggcgCTGAATGCCTACTTGACGCCTGTGCAGAGGTAG